The genome window CAACGGAAGTAGCCGAAATGCCAGCGCAATCGGCTATTTGGTGGTCATCTGGTACACGCGGTTCCAGTTTGGCGGCGGGGGATTTTTGGCAAATTCCTGCACGCGTTTGAGATACAGGCTGGATGGGCCGTCATCGGGCATGAGGCGCAGGCATTTGCGAAACGCGGATTCGGCGTTTTCCCACTCGCGCTCCTCGTAATATCGAATGCCGTGGTGATACAGCGGCAAAATGCTTTCCAGCAAATTTGGTAGTTTGTCGCCTTTTTTGGCAATCAATTCGTAAACGTTGACGGGTTTGCTTTTGCCTTTCACAATCAACCGGTCGAGCGGGCGCGTGATCATCATATCTTTCACAAAATGGTAGGTTGCCTCGCTGATCATAATGCCGGTGCCGAATGTTTTGTTCGCGCTTTCCAACCGCGCAGCGAGGTTCACTTCATCGCCGATGACCGTGTAGTTGAATTTTTTGGGCGATCCCATATTCCCCACAATCATCGTTCCGGTGCTGATGCCGATGCGCGTGGCGACTGTCGGGCGTCCGGTGCGCAACCACTCGTGGGATAATTCTTTCAATCGTTTTTGCATTTCCAGCGCGGCAAGGCAGCCTTTTGTGGCATGATCCGGGTAGTGAAGCGGCGCGCCAAATTCCGCCATAATCGCATCGCCAATATATTTGTCAATTGTGCCGTCCAATTTTAGCACAATCTCGGACATTTCGGTGAGGTAATCATTGAGCAGCCGCACCAGTTCGCGGTGTCCGAGCGTTTCGGCGATGGTCGTAAAATTGGCGATGTCCGTAAACATCACGGTGATCACCCGTTCTTCGCCGCCGAGCACCAGTTTTTCAGGGTTTCGCTCCAGTTCCTTCACCAATTTTGGCGAAACGTAGTGACCGAATGCATCAGTCACCCGCCGGCGCTCCCGCTGTTCCACATAATAGCTGTAAACCGTTACACTGCCAAAAGTTAGCGCAAGTGCAAATACCGGAAAAACCATCTCCATCACCACCTGCATTTTCACAAACAGCAGAAAAACGGCGGTAATGTAAACGACAACTATCGCACCGGCGGCAATTGCAGATTTGATCGCCGAAAAGCGCAAACTGAGTGCAGTAATTACGGCAATCAGCAATAGCACCAACAGCAATGTCAGCAGTGGCGAAACTTTTTGATAATATTGTTGGGACAAAATGGTGTTTACCGCATTTGCCAAAATTTCGGCACCGGGCGTTTCCGCGGATTGTCCGTCCGCGTTCAAAAACGGGGTGGGAAAATTATCGTGCAGTTCCGCAACCGTGGAACCGATGATCACAATTTTGTTGTTGAATACGCCTTCCGGCAATAACGTTTCGTTAAAATAATTGAGGTCGTATTCCTCACCCAAATCCAACCGCTCATCATCAATTACCGATGCAAATGAGTATTGCGGAAAAGACGCGCGCGGTCCGGCAAAGTTGATCAAAATGGTTGCGGCATCGTAAAATGGAACCATAAAATCACCGAAATCAAGACCTTTGGCGCTGATTTCCGGGGTCAAATCCTGGCTGTAATCGCGGTATTTGCGGATCAATTCCAGTGAAAAAGAGGTCAGCCAATTGTCCTGATACCGCTGAACAACCGGATACCGGCGATAAATACCGTCGGGATCTGTTTCTACAGAAACAAGTCCAAGCCGGTCATTTGCGGCATTTTTGAGAATGTCGATGGGATCAACAAGATATGCATAGGTATTTTGGCGGCTGTGTCGCTCCAATTTGTGGGCTAATACAACGCGACCGGAAAGCTGCAACTGTTCCGCGAGCAGCGAATCACTTTTGGCATTTTGGGTATCCGGACGATCCAGAATGACGTCGATGCCGATCACACGGGCACCGGCTTTGGTGAGGTTTTCGATGGCGCGTGCGTAATACCAACGCGGCCAGGGCCAGCGATCCGGCAATGCTTCAAACGATTCATCATCGATCGTAACCAGCACAACCGGGGAATCCGTTACCGGCTGTTTGCCGCGAAGCAAAAATCGCCAGTCTAACGTGGTAAATTCCAACGATTCGAGCGCAGGTGTGGCTTTGCTAAAAAAAAGCGACAGCACAAATGCGGCAACGGCAATCAGGATAACGACGGTGCTTTTCTTCATAGACCAAAGTGCCAAATAACAGTTGACAGAAAGCGGCTAAAGCAAATATTAGCAAATGCTTAGCCGCCGTTTTTCAATTACAGATTGATATCGTAACGTGCGGTCAGCAGATAATCGCGGAAATCGCGATCACCGGAATAGCTGATCCAATCGCCATTGAGTGAGAGCCGACCAAAATCGGGCAGCGAAAAGATAATCCGTGCGTTCACGAACGAACGGTTGTAATCAAAATTATTGTTGATAAAGCTGGCTCCTGTCGGATCTGTGGGGTCCAGTGTTGAGATATCCGTATTTACCAAACCGTAACGCCCGTTGAGCGCCAACACCAAATCACCCTGCGGATCGAACACGCCGTTAAACGTATATTCCAGCCCGCCGCCAAACGAATTCAGCGAAAGCTCGCTGCTGTTCACATTTGCCGCTGTATTTTCGTTCTGTTGGAAATTGAATTCCAACCGGCTTTTCAGCGGGATGGCGTAACGGGTTTGCAGCAAAAATGAAAATGTATTGGAAAGGTTATCCAACCCGGAAGCTGTTTCGTCGGTGCGGTTGTAATTGAGCACATTCAGGGTAAAATTGTGGCGCAAACCAGTAAACAAAAAGCCGTAGCTAGTTGAAAACTGGATGGTATTTGTGGAATTATCTTCCGCCAAAGCCAGCGAGCTGCTTGCATCTAAACCATTGTTTCGTTTGTAGTTACTGTAGCCAAATGTCAGTGACGGAAAATTCTGCAACGGGAAATACGACACGTTGAAAGACATCGTGCGATTATCGGTTGTCGCCGGTTTCACATTGCCGAGATTGTTTTCGTAATCCTGATACCGCAAGTTCAGGAACAGCTGATTCTGGAACATGCGAATATTATCTGTAATGCTGATGCCTTTAGTATCGCGCAGCAAAAACGGCTGGCCGAGGCTACGAAACTGGCTATCCACCCGTTTGTAGGTTACGGCGAGATTGTTGTTCGCTACGTTCAGCCGCACCGTTCCGTGATAGGCGAACGAGGGCAAAACCACCAGATTTTCGTTAACCGTGATAAATCCGGTTACGAAATCATACAATTTTCTGTCGATATCGGTACCGAGCGCCTGCAGCGTATCATATGAAATACTTTCGCCATCGAGTATGTTCGGGTTGTAAGAACTGGCGTTGAAACTGCCTTCCACAATAAATTTGCGGTTGGGCGTTGCCAGAAATACATCCAACCCACCGGCAGCGGTTTCTTCCGGTTTGTTACCATATTTGATGGAGTTGGGATCGTCTTTTCCTTTGGTGGTAGTGATCCCAAACTGGAAGCTTTTCCGGGTGCCGAAACTCAGGCGCATCCCCGTAACTTCGCGCTCAAAAGTGCCGGGAACAATTGTCGTTACAGCAACGGAATCGCCTTCGATACCGCGAACGGTTTGCCCGGTTGTAAAATCAAAATTGATAAATTTCAAATATAGCTGCCCGTGAAATCCGCGAATAAAAATATTATTCAGCAAAAACTGGTTGAGCTGCGGATAGGTGTCACCGGCGTTCAACCGCAAAAAGCGTTCGTTCCAAAAGTTGGTTTGGGCAAATCCGCTGTAGCGATTTACCGGCTGCAAACGGCTATCTTCCTGATTGGAGAGATAAATCCGTCCGCCGAAGGTGTATTGCTCGGTGCCGGCTTCGATGCGCAATCCGGTTTTGTTGTATTCGCGTTTTTGGGTGCCATCCACCAGATTTTCGTTTCGGGTTTCCGCGAAAAAATTACCGGTAACATCAAAATTGCTGGTTTTTGGCGCGGGACCTTTGCGCGGTGTTGCGGAAAATTGCCATTCTTTTTGGGTCAGCAATCGACCGGAAAAGCTGTATAATTCCACCCGCAAGGTGTGGGAACCGGGTGGAATCCGGCGCGGCGCAAACGAGATAAAATCATCAAATTTTTGCAAAAATTCCGATCGCGACACATCGTAACTATCGAGAAAAACTTTGGTGCGTTCATGATCGATCTGGCTGCTCAGTCCAAAAAAAGATGCGGTGAGCAAAAATTCATCCGCGTAAATAATTTCGCCCGGTTCCGGCGTGATTACCACAATGCCGTCACCCGAATCGAAATCCTGATTCACGGCGATTTGCATCAATTCGCTTTCCGGGCCGTCTTCCGGATAAAACTGGAAAGCGCCGTCCGCATATTCCACTGAAAGGAAATATTCTACCATTTGCCCGGTTTGGTCGGATAAATCGACGCTGGCAAGATAGCGCAAGCCTTCCGGCAGCATCACCTGTGAGCGAAAGTTATTTTCGCCATAATTCCGGTAGTGGATGCGCACTTCGCGCAGCGGCAGGTAGCCGGTTCTGCCAACCTCAATTTCGACCTGCAGCCGTAATTTTTCATCGAGATATGGCTGTCCGGTAAAATCAATTTGCACCCGCCCGCGTGCCAACACTTGCAGCGATAGCAGGCAACCCATAATCAAAAGCCATTTCCAGGATAGTCGCTTCATATCATTCCTGACCTTCTATTTGCATTCTCATCACTCTTTTTTGCCCACTTTCATCGGTAAATTCAAATTCCAGCTGACGGATCGCGCCGGCGCCGCCGCTGAGGTCCGGCGGGATATCGCCGGTTCGCGTCAAACGTACTTCCGGCATGCTGGATCGCGATAAAACCACGGCGGTTTGCCCTTTCCGAACCAATACTTTTCCGGCCTGATTGCTCACTTCAACCGTTCCGTCTGTGGTGATGTAGCGAGTTTCGCCGGATTGGAGGCGCTGCAAAACCCAAAATTGCGTGCCCTTCACCGATGCTACAGATGTCGGTGTCGTCACCGTGAAATTTTTGGGCTGCTGGAATAAGCTGAAGAAAAACGACCCGACTTCAGAGAAAATGTTTTTCGTGATTGAGCCACCGTCGCGCTTCCCTTCGATGGTGCACACCGAGTTTTCGCGAATGCGCATCAGGCTTTTATCATCCAGAAATTTGATGGCGCAGAATGCATCTGCGCTGGTTTCCAGCTTGTCGCCGTCCTGCAAAATTTGCCCTTTTTTGGCAGCAGCACTTTTGAAACTGCTTTTCGGAGTCACCCGGACATCGCCCTTCATTTTCACGATGACAGCGATTTTTTCCGCCGCGAACAGCGGAAACAGCCCAATGAGCAGCCAAATGCCCAGCAAACCCAACGCACGTTGATAAATTGATTGTTCTCTCATTTGTTTGTCTCACTCAATCCGTAATGTTATCCGCATACTGCGAAGACGTTGATTTTCAATAATTTTTAGTAAACTTCTACTTTTTTCAATTTCAATTTGCCCGATTGAAATTGGGAAATCAGCAGCAACAATTGGTTGATTTCGACGGTGCTGCCATCCATTGTAATGGTGCCATTTGGCTCAAATCCATTTTCCAACAGCGATTGCAACGCGCCTTCGTAATCCGGTCCCAAAATCTGCCGCAAAAACGTGACAATCTGCGGGGAATAATTGATGCCCTGCACATCATCCGCTACTTTGAACCGGAAAATATCGCTTTGCAGAACAATGTTGTTCGTCGCGGTTGGAATCACCGATTCCACTTGCCAGTAATAGGTTTTGCCGTTTTCCAGCAAGCGCACGGGACCTACAACCTGCCCGGAGCTCAACACCGGGTTTGTGTCTGTGGGATATTGGATGAAACTGTTTTGATAATTTTGAATATGTAAAATCGGTTGGTGGCTGAGCACATCCTGAATATTAAAATCTTCCGGCTGCTTTTCGTACACATAAAAGTTGAAGGTAACACTACCGGGAACCGCATCTGCATACCATTGAAAATACGGAAAAATCGTGTTGATTTCTTCAATAATGCTTTCGGAAACAGAACGTCCCGGAAACTGTTGCTCGATGGATGTCGGGTTGCTGATGAACAAGGTATGATCCGGGTTATCATCACCAATGACGCTACCGTCGCTGACGAGAATTGCACTCATCAAAAAATCATATTGTCCGGCAGGTAAAAAGCCGGTATTCAAAATGGCTTCTTCCAGATTATCAACCGCATTATAATCGATATCGTTATCATCAATATCCAATTCCAGGGTTTGGCCATTCACCAGCGGAACACCCATACTTAATAATTGGCTATTTGTGACAATAACAATGCCCGGCGGTAAGTCAATTTCATTCGATTCACCGCGAACAATTTGAACCCCATTTGCCAGCACCCGCAATTCCAATTTTATGCGTAAAGTGCTTTCGGTATTGGATGTTACGGTTAGGTTAAAAAACGGGGGGATATCACCGGAATTTGTCAAATCCAGATCACCGGCGGTAAAAATAATGGCTTCCGGATTGATCAGGCTAAGATCGACCGTTACATCCGGTAACTGTGCCTGCAAGCTGCCGGATATGCCGAATAGCATGCAAAAAATCACTAAAAGTGAATACAATCGCTTCATTTTGTTTCCTTTAAAAAATGTCGGATTTCGAATGCCTTAATTGGCTTCCACGGGTTGGAGCGCCACAATCACATCCCCCACAGAAACCAGGTCGTTTTCCTGATGCAAAATCTCGCTGATTTTTCCGTCTCTCGGCGATTTAACATCATTTTCCATTTTCATTGCTTCCACGATAAACAGTGTCTGATTTTGCCGCACATCATCGCCGGTTTTCACCAGCATTTTGAGAATTTTACCGGGCATCGGTGCGGAAATTTCGTTTGCTGTTGCACCATCTCCGCTGTCTCCGGCGGCAAATCCGGGGCGGTTTGCTTCGCCGCGTTCAAAAATATAGGTTTTGCCGTCGATTGCGATAAACACGCTGTCTTTGTCGCTGGCGAAATGCGCCGTTTGGCGTCGCCCGTTCCGGATGATAGAGAAGGTATTCGCATCGATTTTCTCAAATTGCAAATCCAGCGTTGCATCTTTCACTACTGCTGAAACTTGCCCGTTCGTTTGCTCAATAATTTTTACGGGAAAATTTTCGCCGTTAAAACGAAACTGTTTTTGTTGCATAGAACCACCTGTCTGGAAAAGCACGATGCGAGGGATAAGCTATGATTTGTGTCACTTTTCGCGTGTGATCTACATAGCGATTTTGCAATCCTGTTTTTTAAAGGGTGCAAAAAAGCCTATCCCAAATCGTGTTTTTTCTTAATTTATACACTATCGGATATTTTTATTAAAATTTAATTCATTTTGGAGAAAAATTATTCATTAGCGGAACAACGACCAATCGCCCAGCAATTGCCACGGAGAAGCCGGTCGGGATGCGCCAAATCCATTCATAACATCCTGTTTTTTGGGCTGATCCGCCAATGCAGCAACCGTCGCGGCGAGCAGAACGGTATCGTCATCAACAGCGTTTTTCCATTGGGGCAAATGCTTCGCGATGAAGCCGGTATCTACATCGCCGGACACAAAAGCGGGATGAGCCAAAACCGCTTTCATAAACGGGATGCCGGTTTTCACGCCCAAAACAACGTAATCGGACAACGCGGTTTGCATTTTTTCGATGGCGAGCGTGCGGTTTTCCGCATGAACAATGAGCTTGGAGAGGATGGGATCGTAAAAGTGAGAAACGTCCACGCCGCTGTAAACGCCGGAATCGACCCGAATGCCCGGGCCCGCGGGTTCTTTCAGAAACAGCAGTTTGCCGATGGACGGGAAAAAATTATTCTCCGGATCTTCGGCGTAAATCCGGCACTCGATGGCATGCCCGGTTTGGCGCAAATCCGTTTGCGAAAACGGCAATTTTTCGCCGGCGGCAACCCTAATTTGCTGTTTTACGAGATCGATGCCGGTCACCATTTCCGTGACCGGATGCTCCACCTGAATACGCGCATTTACTTCCAAAAAATAAAAATTGAGGTTTTCGTCGAGTAAAAACTCGACTGTCCCGGCGTTGGTGTAATTCACAGCCGTCATCACGCGGCAGGCGGTTTCGCCCATTTTTTGGCGAAGCTTTTCGTCCAGCGCGGGCGATGGCGTTTCTTCGATAATTTTTTGGTGCCGCCGCTGGATGGAGCATTCCCGTTCGAACAGATGCACCACATTTCCGTGCGTATCCGCCAACACCTGAAATTCCACGTGACGCGGTTTTTCGATGAATTTTTCCATATAAACCGTATCGTTGCCGAAGGCGGATTTTGCCTCACGGCGGCTCGATTCGATAGCATCCGGCAGCGAATCCGCATCGTGCACAACCCGCATGCCTTTTCCGCCGCCACCGGCGGATGCTTTGATCATCACCGGGAAACCGATATCGGCTGCTTTTTCACGAATCCAGTCGATGGATTCCCCCTCGATTTCCACACCCGGCGTTACCGGAATTTTTGCGGCAATCATGGTTTGGCGGGCGGTCAGTTTGTCGCCGACGGCTTCCATCGCTTCTGCGGAAGGGCCGATAAATATCAATCCGGCATCGCGGCAGGCGCGGGCAAAAGTGGCATTTTCCGAAAGAAATCCATATCCCGGATGCACCGCATCGCAGCCGGTAGATTTGGCAGTTTCAACAATTTTTTCGATGTTCAGATAGCTTTCCAGCGCCGGCGGCGGACCGATCAGCACGGATTCGTCCGCAATAATCACGTGCTTGGCTTTGGCATCCGCTTCCGAATAAACGGCAACCGAGGTGATGCCCATTTCCCGGCAGGCGTTCATCACCCGAACGGCTATTTCGCCGCGATTAGCGACCAAAACTTTATTGATGGATTTCGTTTTCATGCAATTATCCCAAGCCTGATATTAAAAAATTAGGGTGCGGCTGTTAGTTTTGTGCTTAAAACCAAACGCTTCCGTTTCGACAAATTATATTTATTTAACAACGAATATTCTACTTACCGACTTCGAGCGAGGTGGTTTCCGGACGCTTTTTGTAATCGCCGCGAGCGAGCGATTTTTCCAGCCAAATATACAAAATCATGAACAGGTAACGGCTGCCCATTTCCTTTATTTTCAATTTGGAAACGCCGTGAGCGCGATTTTTCCAACTGATCGGCACGACGCTGTAATTGTAACCGCGCACGATTGCTTTCAGCGGCAACTCCACGGTGATGTTAAAATGATAGGACAAAATCGGGCGAATGCCGTCAATCGTTTCCCGGCGATAGGCTTTGAAAGCGTTAGTGGTATCATTAAACCGGATGCCGAACAGCACTTCGATAAACCAATTCGCCAGGCGATTCAGCACCATTTTGTGACGCGGGTAATCGATCACTTTTCCGCCTTTGATAAACCGCGAGCCAAACACACAGTCAACACCTTTTTGCAATTCGCGGTAGTATTGCACGATATCTTCCGGCGCGTCGGAGCCATCTGCCATCACGATGGCAACGGCGTCGCCGCTGTAATTTTCCAGCCCTCTTTTGATCGCCAGACCGATGCCGTTGGGCGGCGAGTTGTTTATGTATCGGCAGGTCGGAAATTCCCGCGAAAGCAGTTGCAACACGGATTCGGTGTCATCTTTGCTGTTATCGTTCACCACCAAAACTTCATGCGGAATTTGCTCCGCGTTCAATCGCGAAACGATGTCTTTCACCGTCGCACGGATGGAGCCTTCTTCGTTATATGCCGGGATTACGAGTGATATTTTCAACTTCAAACTATTGTTATTGTTCAACTTAATACTAATGATATAAATTAAACCAGCGGATCGATCTTGCCAGGATCTTCCAGATTTTTGGCTTTCTCCCAGGCATTCAGCAAAGCTGCCTGGTTCAGATTCGCCCATTCAACGGTCAGCCCCAACGCACGGGCAGGCAATTTGCCGTATAAAACAGCAAGTGTATTCAGATCAATTAAGGCTTCATGTTCACCATAATATGCGTGAAAATGTGGTGGTGCATGATCGTCAAAATACATCCGAATAATAATGCCATAAAAGCGGCTGATTTCAGGCATTTACCGACTCTTTTGATAACTGTTTAAACAAATCTTCCGGTTTCTGGCCGGTTAATTTCAGGTAAAGCGCATCCGCACAAAGCTCTACTTCATCTGTCCAGCGTAATTCACCAAATTCACCGATAGAGACATTTTCAAAAACGGCGGTATCATCCCAAATGTTGAATACGCCTTTTTTGGCGTAGCTGCTCAAGTCAATTTCGCCGGACACACCGTCCGCATATTTCAACCAAATGACAAAATGTTTTTTTACTTTCACATCTACAATTTTTTTCATAACACAACCTCATATTTAATAACACTTTGAATATAGGTGTATTTTTACTGAAAGTCAGACTTTTTGCTGTCAATAGCGAATCAACTTACTGCCAGCGACCGCGGTTTTCCGCATACATTTCCTGCAAAATGCCGTCAACATTATATTTGAAATCCCAATCTGGAAAGTGGCTGCGGAATTTTTGCACGCTGCCGACCCACCAAATGTGATCGCCGATGCGGTTGGTTTCGCTATATGTCCAGTTCAGTTCGCGACCGGTAATTTTCTGGCACAAATCGATAGCTTCCAGCATGGAGCAATTGCTGTGGCGACTGCCGCCAACGTTGTAAACTTCCGCCACACGCGGCGACTGGTAAAAATGATAAAACGCATTCACCAAATCGTAGCTGTGAATGTTATCGCGCACCTGTTTGCCTTTGTAACCGAACACCGTGTATGGCTGTCCGGTCATCGTGCATTTCATTAAATATGCCAAAAAACCGTGCAACTGCGTGCCGGAATGGCTCGGTCCGGTGAGGCAACCGCCCCGGAAAATAGCGGTTTTCATATCGAAATAGCGACCGTATTCCTGCACCAGCACATCCGCCGCCACTTTCGATGCGCCAAACAGCGAGTGTTTGGTCTGGTCAATGCTCATATCTTCTGTAATGCCGGAAAAATACGGGTGATTCTCAGCGATTTCCCAACGTTTTTCCAGCTCCACCAACGGCAGGCGATTGGGTGTATCGCCATAAACTTTGTTGGTGGAACAGAAAATGAAAACGGCATCCGGCACGATTTGGCGGGTGTGTTCCAGCAAATTCAACGTGCCGTTGGCGTTCACCGTGAAATCCGTGAACGGGTCCTGCGCTGCCCAATCGTGCGACGGCTGCGCGGCGGTGTGAATGATCAATTTAAGATCGCTGCGATATTTGTTGAAAATGTCGCCAATCGCTGTTTCATCGCGGATATCCGCATCAAAATGGGTGTAATTTTTGAGATTCGATTTGAGTCGCTCAACATTCCAACGGGTGGAGGCTTCGTCGCCAAAAAAGAATTTTCGCATATCGTTGTCAATCCCGACAACCGAAAAACCTAACTCGTGGAAAAACTTCACCGATTCCGACCCGATCAAACCGCCGGAACCTGTTACCAAAACCACGCTCATTTGCAATGTCCCCTTTTGCAATTTCAAGTGAAAAGATAGCCTGAATCATAACAAATTTTGCCCCCAAATGCAAAAGGGAATGTGTCAACTATTCCGGTGCGATGCCGATGATCTTTTTGAACGCAACCATATTTTGATTGAAGATTTTTCCGGAATTCTACGTTTCCGGAAAAATAAGTGTTTAGAAAAAGGACTTTAAAATGAGCAAAAATAATATTTTAATCTCGCTCTGCATGATTGTTAAAAATGAAGCTGCAAATTTACCGCGTTGCCTCGGCAGCGTCAAAAATCTGGTGGATGAAATGATTGTTGTGGACACCGGATCGAGCGACGGAACGCAGGATATCGCCAAAAATGCGGGTGCAAAATTATTCACCGAACCGTGGCAGGATGATTTTTCCGCAGCCAAAAATGCGGCCATTTCCCGCGCAAACGGGCAATGGATTTTGGTGCTGGATGCTGATGAAGAATTGCTGAATCCGAACGAAATTGCCCAACCATTGCGGCAGCAATTAAGCGAAACCAACGCAGATGCGTTCCGGTTACCGGTGCGCAACCGGATGCCGGCCGGCGATTTGATGCAAATTCAGGAATTTTATCTGACGCGGCTGTTCCGCAATCGCCCGGAATTTCGCTACGAAGGGCGCATTCACGAACAAATTCGTCCGGCGATCGAGCGAAACGGCGGCAACATCGAAACCGCTGACGTGACTATTTTACATCACGGCTACGCCCAAACGGATGTTCAGGGTGGGCAAAACCGGCTGCAACGAAACATTCAATTGTTGGAAAGTGCCGTAAAATCTGATCCGCTAAATGCGTATTTAAACTATCACTTAGGATCGAGCTACAAAGATACGGGCGATTTTCAATCTGCCGAAAAACATCTGCAAATCGCTCTGGAAAACGGCAATGCGCTACCGTCGGAAATCCGGGAAAAACTGTTCGCCAAATTGTCCCAAATTGCGCTGGCAAAAAATGATTATCGCAACGCTGCGGCATTCGCCGGCGAATGTTTGGCAATCAGCCCGGACAATTTGATCGGGCTGTACAGCGGTTCGCTGGCGCTCATTTACACCGGCAACTTCGCGGACGCGCTGGACGGTTTTCAGGCAATTTCCGGACATCCGAACGCCAATCCGGCGGAGCTGCCCCAAATTCAGCAAATCATCCAATTCTGCCAGCAAAAATTGGGCAGCGCAACCTATTCACATACATAGCAAAGTTTATCTAAAATGGATTTATTTGATCAAAAAACCGTATATTCCCCACTTCAGCAATCGACAACAACAGGGGAAGAAATGCCGACGACTCACGATATCCAGAGCCGTTTATTTAAGGTAATCAACGATAATTTTGACGTTTCCCGCGGTGCGCCGCTGCCGTTGGGTGTGTCCATCAAACGCGACGGAATTAATTTT of Calditrichia bacterium contains these proteins:
- a CDS encoding adenylate/guanylate cyclase domain-containing protein; translation: MKKSTVVILIAVAAFVLSLFFSKATPALESLEFTTLDWRFLLRGKQPVTDSPVVLVTIDDESFEALPDRWPWPRWYYARAIENLTKAGARVIGIDVILDRPDTQNAKSDSLLAEQLQLSGRVVLAHKLERHSRQNTYAYLVDPIDILKNAANDRLGLVSVETDPDGIYRRYPVVQRYQDNWLTSFSLELIRKYRDYSQDLTPEISAKGLDFGDFMVPFYDAATILINFAGPRASFPQYSFASVIDDERLDLGEEYDLNYFNETLLPEGVFNNKIVIIGSTVAELHDNFPTPFLNADGQSAETPGAEILANAVNTILSQQYYQKVSPLLTLLLVLLLIAVITALSLRFSAIKSAIAAGAIVVVYITAVFLLFVKMQVVMEMVFPVFALALTFGSVTVYSYYVEQRERRRVTDAFGHYVSPKLVKELERNPEKLVLGGEERVITVMFTDIANFTTIAETLGHRELVRLLNDYLTEMSEIVLKLDGTIDKYIGDAIMAEFGAPLHYPDHATKGCLAALEMQKRLKELSHEWLRTGRPTVATRIGISTGTMIVGNMGSPKKFNYTVIGDEVNLAARLESANKTFGTGIMISEATYHFVKDMMITRPLDRLIVKGKSKPVNVYELIAKKGDKLPNLLESILPLYHHGIRYYEEREWENAESAFRKCLRLMPDDGPSSLYLKRVQEFAKNPPPPNWNRVYQMTTK
- a CDS encoding FecR domain-containing protein; translation: MREQSIYQRALGLLGIWLLIGLFPLFAAEKIAVIVKMKGDVRVTPKSSFKSAAAKKGQILQDGDKLETSADAFCAIKFLDDKSLMRIRENSVCTIEGKRDGGSITKNIFSEVGSFFFSLFQQPKNFTVTTPTSVASVKGTQFWVLQRLQSGETRYITTDGTVEVSNQAGKVLVRKGQTAVVLSRSSMPEVRLTRTGDIPPDLSGGAGAIRQLEFEFTDESGQKRVMRMQIEGQE
- a CDS encoding biotin/lipoyl-binding protein is translated as MQQKQFRFNGENFPVKIIEQTNGQVSAVVKDATLDLQFEKIDANTFSIIRNGRRQTAHFASDKDSVFIAIDGKTYIFERGEANRPGFAAGDSGDGATANEISAPMPGKILKMLVKTGDDVRQNQTLFIVEAMKMENDVKSPRDGKISEILHQENDLVSVGDVIVALQPVEAN
- the accC gene encoding acetyl-CoA carboxylase biotin carboxylase subunit translates to MKTKSINKVLVANRGEIAVRVMNACREMGITSVAVYSEADAKAKHVIIADESVLIGPPPALESYLNIEKIVETAKSTGCDAVHPGYGFLSENATFARACRDAGLIFIGPSAEAMEAVGDKLTARQTMIAAKIPVTPGVEIEGESIDWIREKAADIGFPVMIKASAGGGGKGMRVVHDADSLPDAIESSRREAKSAFGNDTVYMEKFIEKPRHVEFQVLADTHGNVVHLFERECSIQRRHQKIIEETPSPALDEKLRQKMGETACRVMTAVNYTNAGTVEFLLDENLNFYFLEVNARIQVEHPVTEMVTGIDLVKQQIRVAAGEKLPFSQTDLRQTGHAIECRIYAEDPENNFFPSIGKLLFLKEPAGPGIRVDSGVYSGVDVSHFYDPILSKLIVHAENRTLAIEKMQTALSDYVVLGVKTGIPFMKAVLAHPAFVSGDVDTGFIAKHLPQWKNAVDDDTVLLAATVAALADQPKKQDVMNGFGASRPASPWQLLGDWSLFR
- a CDS encoding glycosyltransferase family 2 protein, whose amino-acid sequence is MGESEPGSFAECLGESQKSGRSWQDRSAGLIYIISIKLNNNNSLKLKISLVIPAYNEEGSIRATVKDIVSRLNAEQIPHEVLVVNDNSKDDTESVLQLLSREFPTCRYINNSPPNGIGLAIKRGLENYSGDAVAIVMADGSDAPEDIVQYYRELQKGVDCVFGSRFIKGGKVIDYPRHKMVLNRLANWFIEVLFGIRFNDTTNAFKAYRRETIDGIRPILSYHFNITVELPLKAIVRGYNYSVVPISWKNRAHGVSKLKIKEMGSRYLFMILYIWLEKSLARGDYKKRPETTSLEVGK
- a CDS encoding DUF4160 domain-containing protein gives rise to the protein MPEISRFYGIIIRMYFDDHAPPHFHAYYGEHEALIDLNTLAVLYGKLPARALGLTVEWANLNQAALLNAWEKAKNLEDPGKIDPLV
- a CDS encoding DUF2442 domain-containing protein, with product MKKIVDVKVKKHFVIWLKYADGVSGEIDLSSYAKKGVFNIWDDTAVFENVSIGEFGELRWTDEVELCADALYLKLTGQKPEDLFKQLSKESVNA
- a CDS encoding NAD-dependent epimerase/dehydratase family protein, whose translation is MSVVLVTGSGGLIGSESVKFFHELGFSVVGIDNDMRKFFFGDEASTRWNVERLKSNLKNYTHFDADIRDETAIGDIFNKYRSDLKLIIHTAAQPSHDWAAQDPFTDFTVNANGTLNLLEHTRQIVPDAVFIFCSTNKVYGDTPNRLPLVELEKRWEIAENHPYFSGITEDMSIDQTKHSLFGASKVAADVLVQEYGRYFDMKTAIFRGGCLTGPSHSGTQLHGFLAYLMKCTMTGQPYTVFGYKGKQVRDNIHSYDLVNAFYHFYQSPRVAEVYNVGGSRHSNCSMLEAIDLCQKITGRELNWTYSETNRIGDHIWWVGSVQKFRSHFPDWDFKYNVDGILQEMYAENRGRWQ